A genomic window from Ideonella sp. WA131b includes:
- a CDS encoding anti-sigma 24 factor produces MSATSPRPHPGAPAAPSPDWLSAAADGDADALDRALRVLREGDATAAARVRADWRAYHLIGDVLRSPELASPPAHDAAFMAGLRARLAAEPVVLAPAAPRPARWRLPAAAVASAAGVAVVAGLLVMARGGGGEAPGAAVPLAAAPVLRDGVLRDARIEEFMRVHQGAAGSLTLLPPGVRQVDLVVTPAPQR; encoded by the coding sequence ATGTCTGCCACCTCGCCCCGCCCGCACCCCGGCGCACCCGCCGCCCCGTCGCCCGACTGGCTCTCGGCCGCCGCCGATGGCGATGCCGATGCCCTTGACCGCGCCCTGCGCGTGCTGCGCGAGGGCGACGCCACCGCCGCCGCGCGGGTGCGGGCCGACTGGCGGGCCTACCACCTGATCGGCGACGTGCTGCGCTCGCCCGAGCTGGCCTCGCCGCCCGCGCACGACGCCGCCTTCATGGCCGGCTTGCGCGCGCGGCTGGCCGCCGAGCCGGTGGTGCTGGCGCCGGCCGCGCCGCGCCCGGCGCGCTGGCGGCTGCCGGCCGCCGCGGTGGCCAGTGCCGCCGGCGTGGCCGTGGTGGCCGGGCTGCTCGTCATGGCGCGCGGCGGCGGTGGCGAGGCGCCGGGCGCTGCCGTGCCGCTGGCGGCCGCGCCGGTGCTGCGCGACGGCGTGCTGCGCGACGCCCGCATCGAAGAGTTCATGCGCGTGCACCAGGGCGCGGCCGGCAGCCTGACGCTGCTGCCGCCGGGTGTGCGCCAGGTCGATCTCGTCGTGACTCCGGCGCCGCAGCGCTGA
- the rpoE gene encoding RNA polymerase sigma factor RpoE, with translation MSPVEPDTDAQLVARAQRGEQRAFELLVMKYQRRIERLIGRMVRDDALVQDIAQESFIRAYRALPQFRGDSAFYTWMYRIAVNTAKKALMDLKRDPVIFESALQPADDGEETSSRQIEPSDGETPDAVLASKEIAQAVNAAVEALSDDLRQAITLREIEGLSYDEIADVMNCPIGTVRSRIFRAREAIAERLRPLIDRPEGTRW, from the coding sequence ATGAGCCCCGTCGAGCCCGACACCGACGCCCAGCTGGTGGCCCGCGCCCAGCGCGGCGAGCAGCGCGCCTTCGAGCTGCTGGTGATGAAGTACCAGCGCCGCATCGAGCGCCTGATCGGCCGCATGGTGCGCGACGACGCCCTCGTGCAGGACATCGCGCAGGAGAGTTTCATCCGCGCCTACCGGGCGCTGCCGCAGTTCCGCGGCGACAGTGCCTTCTACACCTGGATGTACCGGATTGCCGTCAACACCGCCAAGAAGGCGCTCATGGACCTGAAGCGGGACCCGGTGATCTTCGAGTCCGCCCTGCAGCCCGCCGACGACGGCGAGGAAACTTCCAGCCGCCAGATCGAACCAAGCGATGGCGAGACGCCCGACGCGGTGCTGGCCAGCAAAGAAATCGCCCAGGCGGTGAACGCCGCGGTCGAGGCGCTGTCTGACGACCTGCGGCAGGCGATCACGCTGCGCGAGATCGAAGGCCTGAGCTACGACGAGATTGCCGACGTGATGAACTGCCCCATTGGAACCGTGCGCTCGCGCATCTTCCGCGCCCGCGAGGCCATCGCCGAACGCCTGCGCCCGCTGATCGACCGCCCCGAAGGCACCCGCTGGTAA